The Paenibacillus beijingensis nucleotide sequence GATGATGGTAAATTGGCTAAAGAGATTTCCACATGATTCCAAACCCATTCCAATAACTGACGAGGAGGATTACGAAATGGATAACATGATTGTTTTTCCCGCTATTCATCGCCAACCATACCGACGTAATCCGAATGTGCGTTTCTAGAATGAAACGGCGCCCGGTTACGTCACTTCGTAATCGGACGCCTTTTTTGATTGCCTTTACGGCTGCTCTTTGACGGTTGGCCTGACCGATGGCCGCGGGAAGAGGACCGGATCGTAAAGGAAAGGCGTATCGCTTGCGAACCCGCATGCGGTACGTCTTTTTTGTGTCTTTCCACAAGGGAAGATACCGCTGAAGTTACCGGCTTTCTGCTGCGGGACGCTTTGCGTCCGTTCATAGGGACGAAGTTCTTCGAGTATGGGTCTTGATCACGCATGGTCTTACATAAAGAAAGGGAGTGGTATCGAAATGTTTGGCGTATTGCGCAAGCTCGGTTGGTTTTTCCGGTTGTATTGGCGCCGGTATACGATTGCGATTCTTTTGCTCGCCGGCGTCGGCGTGCTGGAAATTATCCCGCCGCGGCTGATTGGTTATGTCATCGACAGCATTCAGCAGGGGACGCTCGGCAGCACCGGTTTTTACCGGATCGCGGCGTTATGGGTCGGGCTGACCGCGGTATGTTATGCCGTTACTTATGTATGGATGTATCAGCTGTTCGGCGGCGCGAACGTCATGGAGAGGCTGATGCGTCACCGACTGATGGGCGTATTTCTGAGAATGACGCCCGCCTTCTATGAACGCAACCGGACGGGGGACCTGATGGCCCGCTCGACGAACGACCTGTGGGCCGTTTCGCTCACCGCAGGCTTCGGCATCTTGACGCTTGTGGACTCTTCCCTGTTCATGCTGACGATTCTGTTCGTCATGGCCGTCTTTATCAGTTGGAAGCTGACGCTTGTCGCGCTGCTGCCGCTGCCGGTAATGGCGGTGGCGATGATGCTGTTCGGCCGGATTATTCACGAGCGGTTCACCCGTTCCCAGGACGCCTTCGGCGAGCTGAACGACGGGGTGCTGGAGTCGGTTGCCGGCGTGCGGGTCATCCGCGCCTATACGCAGGAGGAGCAGGATCAGCAGCGCTTCTACGATAAAACGAACGACGTGATGCGCAAAAACATTGCCGTCGCCAGAATCGACGCGCTGTTCGAGCCGACGGCTAAAGTTCTTGTCGGTCTCAGCTACCTGATCGGCTTGTGCTACGGCGCCACGCTCGTCTTCCGCAGCGAAATTACGCTCGGCGAGCTCGTTTCGTTCAACGTTTACCTTGGGATGCTCATTTGGCCGATGTTTGCCGTCGGCGAGCTGATCAACATTATGCAGCGCGGCAACGCTTCGCTCGACCGTATTATGGAAACGCTCGCCACGAA carries:
- a CDS encoding ABC transporter ATP-binding protein; its protein translation is MFGVLRKLGWFFRLYWRRYTIAILLLAGVGVLEIIPPRLIGYVIDSIQQGTLGSTGFYRIAALWVGLTAVCYAVTYVWMYQLFGGANVMERLMRHRLMGVFLRMTPAFYERNRTGDLMARSTNDLWAVSLTAGFGILTLVDSSLFMLTILFVMAVFISWKLTLVALLPLPVMAVAMMLFGRIIHERFTRSQDAFGELNDGVLESVAGVRVIRAYTQEEQDQQRFYDKTNDVMRKNIAVARIDALFEPTAKVLVGLSYLIGLCYGATLVFRSEITLGELVSFNVYLGMLIWPMFAVGELINIMQRGNASLDRIMETLATKADVTDGEQLTKVERPTSIAFENVTFRYPSSTTDNLQDVSFELLEGQTLGIVGRTGSGKTTLLKQLLREYPLGTGTIAVADVPITQLAIDDVLGWIGYVPQQPILFSRTIRENILFGNQDASEEDLQRALARASFAKDIIFLPAGLETLVGEKGVALSGGQKQRVSIARALIADPDILLLDDALSAVDAKTEAEIIDGIRTERAGKTTFITTHRLSAVQHADLILVLDDGRIAEHGTHEELLARGGWYKEQYDRQQLEALVEA